The following is a genomic window from Halichoerus grypus chromosome 5, mHalGry1.hap1.1, whole genome shotgun sequence.
GGACCTTTGCACAGCGCTTTTAGGTTCAGCTCTGTGGCTCTGTCATGAAATCCTGCTCCGTCTTACAGATGAAAACGAGACCTAAGGAAGCTCCATGACCTGTCCAAACATGAGTGCCTGGGCCAGAACCCAGGTCTCCGGCTCCTTAGAATCATCCTCTCCAGCGAAGCACGGACAGAAGCTCTGACTTTCAACAGGGACCCCACATGGATCTGGGTGCCAACGCGGGCCCTGCCAGCCACCTGGTGCCTACCCCGCTCTCCTTCGGGTAAAAATGCtgacctgcccccttccctgggctCAGAGAGAAATGGAGTAAAGCGCGTGGCAGGTCTAGCCCAGAGTCCCCAGCACATAGCAGACAATGAAAGATAATCAATGTGCAGAGTATCACAGACTGCTAGGACTACGCACACCTGGATTCTTCTACTCCTGGCCTGATCATCTCCTATGGGACCccagacaagttacttaacttccttttacaaaaaggaaatggGTCACACAAGCCCGGAGGGATGCCGAGGGCTCAAGTGCCAGCCACGGGCCGCTAAGGAGCAGCAGACGCCTTGGTTCCTCCACCACCAGCAGGGCCCCGACTGCAAGCGTCTGGACGCCGGGCACCTACGTCTCGAACCTCCAGCAGCACGCCATCTAACCTCTCACACACAAGGGAGGCTCGTGTCCACGCCCAAGACACAGACGCGCCCGTGCCGCACACCGGAGCCCACCACCTCTGAGCACCCAGGCCGACCTCACCTGAGCAGCTTTGCTTTGCTCTGAAGTGAATCGAGAACTTCAATTTTCTTGTTCATGGTGGCAATTTCCTGCTCCAGGTTCTCCCGGGTGACATCGACTTGCTGGCACAGATGAGCAAAGGTCCCAGACAGCTccctgggggagagagaggcaggggggaCAGGACCACACAGCTGTTCTGCAGAACACCGTCGCTGGCTAAATCCTACCGAGCGCAGCGCAGCCATGTGTCAGCCGCTGGTAGGTCCGGCCAGCGCACCAGCCCAGCGTGGCACAatcctgcccgccccccgccgAGGCCGTGGACGTCACAGCCACCACCCACTCCGCATCACCACAGGAGAGAGCCGGGAGCACCCTGGCTTGGGCACAACAGGCCAGGATTCAGATCCCGGCCCTGCCGCTAATCACCCAGTGGCAGGGGAAAAGGGACGACTCCTCCAGGCTGTTTACCCATTTGAATAAAGGACATGCCAATACAAACAACGTCTACTTCAAAGGGATCACAGAGAAAACGAAAAATGAGGTGCGAAGCGCCTAGCAAGGGGCCCCGCCACGCAGCGACGTAAGGCAGGCAGGCCAGTACTCCCATCCACCAGCCAGGCCAAGCAATCCAGCCCCAGCTGCCCAAAGCTATGCCAGAGGACAGGCTTGTGGCTTAGCATCTCAAAGCTCTGCCTATAAACCAAGCCCTCAAGGCAACCTTTAATAAATGCTATAAGTAATGTCCCTCGTCTTCGTCTTCCCATATCCACCCTCCTTAGGGGAACAGAGGCCTACGTGGTCCCAGCCCAGGACCTCAGGTGTCCCTGGAAAGACCCCTCTCCCCGTCCCTGGTCTCAAAGCCGGCACAGCACAGCTGAAGGCCAGTGGCAGATGATGCTCGGGACCCAGCGGTTTCCAGGCCAGGTCCAAAAGGGAAGCTAGAGGGAAGTCCTAAGCCACAGGCGCTGGCCCCTCAGCACAGACGAGGACACTCACTGCTGCACTTGGTGGCTGCAGTTGGAGCCCGTGTAACTGATGACGAGCTGCAGCTTCTCGCTGGCATACTCTACAAACTGGCGCTTGAAGGCTCTCTCCTTGGCCTTGGTGGTCCACGTCAGACGCTCGTAGACATACAGGAGGCCATAGAGCCCAAAGGAGAGGGCGATGAGCCGCCAGCCCACTGCCTTCCACACCTGCAGAGACACAGTGATGAGCCGACACAGACTCTCTGCCATCCCACTGCCCATCCTCTCGGCTGTCACCGCCAGACTTGCCCAAGGGCCCCAGTTCAGAAACAAGGGTAACTGAGTGTTGGCCACACGACATAACTCATGCAAAGGaggtgaggagaaagagaaggtggtGTTAAGATGAGAAGCATAGACCCAGACACTCAGAATTCCTAAAACTGAACGTGGGCATGCTCTACGGTGACATTCCATTCCAATGGCCCTGACAGGTAGAATTCTGCATTTCGTTCCTTGGTCGGTGGCTCCTGTTCGTCTGGTCTGTAATACTTTGGTTCAAGGCAGTGTGGTTATGGTCAAAGAGCACTGGACATGGAGCTAGAAATCAAGGCTTCagtgctgcctgcctgcctgaaACTTGGGCAAGTTTTTTTACACCCATTCTTCCCAAAAGAGGCAAAATGGCCTCCACCCAACTCACAGGGTTGTTTGGGTAAAATGGGGTATTTAAGAGGGTCTCATGACCATCAAGTATCAGCATCTGAGCTACTGACCCTCTGTCAGGTCACTGTCTATGAATAAAGCAGCACAGCACGCACCACCGACAGAGAGGGAAGGCAAGGGGCCTCAGATTTGTTCCCCCCGCAGCCCTCCAAGCCAAGTACAACTCCTGGCAGTTCTGTTACCATCACATCTGCAACCCCGTGTAGCTCAAAAGACCATGACCGAGGAGGCGAGGCTGCACTGTCAGGAGAACTCGACGTGCTACCTATTCTGGCTGCACTGTATCTCGGGTCAGGACGTGGGGGGCACCCCAGTTATCAAGAAGGCAGCCTGTGATCTCAGGCCCTGGGGTGGAAAGGGGAAGGGCAAGAAAACCAGGAGATAGACAGACAAGGGTTCAAGGCCCAGCCTGGGCTCTTTGTCTTAAACCCCTGCAGGTTTTgctctcagcttcctcacctacAAAGGAGAAGCACCTGGCCACACCCACCTATCTAGAACCCAGCTTTGTCCATTTCTTAGGCCTCTTCCCTGCCCATCGTGTAGTATGGGCCCCACTGGGGCCAAACATGGCCTTGAGATCAGAGTTCCAATCCTAATTCTATGTCTTTGGCAAGCCAACAAGACGTTCCTCCTCTGTAAGACAGGACTGGCGCTGTCTAAACCTCACGGTAGTGGAGCGAGACTTAAAGAAGTCAACGAATACACGATGAAGCTTAGGCTCAGGCTGTGCACAGCTCCCCACGCGACCACAGTGAACAGTCGCTGGTGGACGTGAAACCACCGGCATGCCTACCATGACACACTACTGGGCCAATGCAGGGACCCCCACCAGGACTGTGCCCCTTGGCCCCCACCCGCCcgcccacctgcccccagccttcCTGGGCAGGGCTTGTCACTGACCACGCCTCCAACAACGAGAATGCCCATGGAGGTCCTGGACGTCAGGGAGGCCAGGCCGGTGACCATGGAAACCATGAGCTCTTCCTGGGTGAGGGAGCCCTGCGGCAGTGGGGGCATGCTGGGGTTGGCTGGCGTCAGAGGGATGGGGCGCTGCACCTGAAGAGAGACAACGAGAGGGCTAAGAAGAGTGTGGCAAGTCTCTCATTCAACAGAACCCTCAGTGAGCCTCCGGGCCCGGAGGCTGGGAACAGGATCACAGCGTGGCTCTGCAAtttccaaaaggcaaaaaaaacaaaaaaaaacaaaaaaaccaaatgaGCTTTGCATGCAGCCAGGAAGAATTTAGGCTTCATAACAGATCTGCCAGCCCCAAGGGGAGCACTAGAGGACCCCACAAAATGTGAGCACTGGCCGTCCCACCAAGTGTGGGATGTACACCAGGAACAGTACACACAGTAATTCAAGTGGAAAGGACGGGAGTGGTTTGAAATCTGAACTGTGAAATGGTGCCATGTAGGCACCCTTAAATCTTCTTAATAGAcacttattttaatataagaGAAAAAACTCAGCTCACGTTTTAAATTTGACAATTACCAGTGCGTAGAGTAACATTCGACTGATTTGTGGCAAAAACCTGGAACCGTGACATGCCGTCTGGCTGGCAGCAGACGTGCCACGGTGGTTACCGCAGGAAAGCCCCGTCAGCCCGGCCCGGGTGTCTGCAGGCAGGGTGCAGAAGGGCCTCCGGCGAGGCCCAAGGGTCAGGGACGCTGCTTGCCTGCTCATTGTAGCCCATCAAGGCCCGGCGGCTATTCTTGGGGCCCAGGAACCTATTCACCAGCATGGTCCAGCCGAGGGAAAAATGGAACTCGATGTCCTCCTGAAAGTCAGCACACAGCTTGTCACAGTTCAGGTCATAGCTGAGGGAGAAGCACTGCCGAGGGACCAGCATGTCTATCTGACTCCGCATAGACACAGGAAGGAGGGGTTTCAAACCATCTGTCAGGAGCAGAAATGAGAAGGCCCATCAGCTCGGCCCTGTGCCGCACATGGAGGCCGTGCCGGCCACCGCCGGGGCTCATGCTGACGGTTCGGCAGGAGTGGGCCCGTGGGGCCTGTGGGGCTGCACGTCCCTCTCCCAGAGAGGCAGGCCAGCACTCCCCACGGGTCTGTGGACCGAGGCGCCACACCTGCTGATGTTTATGCCAAGTGTGAATCTCAGGACAGACCAAACCCTCAGCCTAGGACAGTCCCGTGGGGTCACCCAGGACGGCTCCCGGAGTCTGTGTGTGGAGTGAACGCACAACACACCCCAAGAACCTGAGGGTCTTGACCTAACTCATCATCAAAGGTGACAGACAAGGAAAGGCCGTTGTTTCTGTGGACAGGCCTCCCAAACGGACCTCTGGCAGCGCAAAGCCCCCCGCAGCACTGACCTATCATGTCCTGCTGCATGGTCTGCAGGGAGCTGGTGATGGCCGTGGAACAGCGGTCGGACATATTCCGACCCAGTCCTTCCTCTATATGGCGGTGCAGTTCCTGCAAGCGGAAGGGAGAGCTTAAGAGAAGCAGCACCACGGTCGGGAGCTCCTTCTGGGGACCAACCTGAGGCTGGTCAGCCCGCACCCGCAGGTGACCGCGGAGCACTGAGTGAAGTCTGGGTCCTGCCCCCCTGGCTGAGGGGCCTAGACACAGACCAGCAGGGGCTGAACCACTGTCCTGCATGGGCCATTCCACCCCGTAGCCAAAAGGGATGGGGGTGAGCGCAGAACCTGCCACTGACAACTCACGTTCTTGTAGACCTTGAGGACCACCGGGGAAGGGTGGAAATCCATCTGGTACTCGTCCACCAGCACCGAGAGGCGTCTAATCTCTTCCGCCATTGCGGTGGACACCTGCAGGACGGGGCGCACCATTAGGTACGGAGGGCAAGCCTGCTTCCGTCCTGCAGCATCAGGAGAGGCTAAGCAACTCTCACAGATTGCACCAGCTCCCCCGTGAGCCGGCAGTCTCCTCAGCTCACTTCCGGCGGGAAAGCTTCTGAGGGAGAAGGGATGTGACAGATGGGCGGGCAAATGCTCACCCAAGATGTGGAGGGGAGGCCCGGAGGATGGGGACTGGctcagggagccccaggtggTGGGGGGGTACTGTGGGCTCGAGTCAGGGCCACAACTCCCTCCGGGAGGCTGAGAAACCGCCAGGATGAGGACGTGTGCTCTTTCACCTTCCCGGCACCCCGGATGCAACTTGGGAGTCCCTATCTCCCCGGGGTGCTTCCTCCCCGCTCCTTACCTGCCTCTCCACCTCCTCTGTGATCTGCTTAATCCGCAGCTTGTAGTCCTGCGCCAGGAGCTCCAGCTGCTTGTCAATAAACCTCAGCCGCTCTTGCCGCTCTTCCCGCATTTCCAGGCAGTAAACCCTGAGAGAGCGCGCACTGGTTTCAAGAGCGGGTCCCCGCCCAACCCAGCAGAGGAGTGAGGGGACACCGGAAAGCCTGCGTGTGCCCCAGTGGTGGCCCCAGAGGTATCACGCACATGCCCAGAGACAcgctctcccctctcccagctgCCAGCCACGTACTCTTGGGTCTTCCACCTCAGAAGGGGTGGtggcggggcagggagggtgcTTTCAGGGGGCTTAGAAAAAGTTCTGCCCATtcacagaggaaaataaaaaactcagTCTCACTAGTCATCGGggcaatgaaattaaaaagaggTTCTACTCTATGCAGGCAGAAGCCTGACAAAAATCAGCAAGTCTGAAGTGTTGGCAAAGCTCGGGGAGCGCCGAGTCCCAGCAACGCACTGCTGGTGGGACTGGGAGCACATTCAGCTGTTTGAGAGAGCAACAAAGGAAAACAGGGTAAAACTGAAAATGCACACACACCAAGATGGAACAGTTGTACCTCCAGGAGTTAATCCCAGACTCTTACAAATGTACACAAGGGGACCGTAAACTGGTGTCCACTGCAGCAGGGTTTGCAATAGGAAAATAATGCAATCTAAAGGTCAACCcccaggaggggtgcctggctgactcagtcagtggagcatccaACGCTTGAGCTAGGGGTTGTgcgttcgagccccatgctgggtacagagatcacttaaataaacaaacacttaaaaaaatccatgggAAAATGATGTATATTCCCAAGGGAATACCCAACGGCAGTTCATAGTCCCAAACTCCAACTCTACGTTATCCACAGGGTAGGGGGTAACACCAGTGCTGAGCAGAAACAAACACGAGGTGCACTAACACGGACAGTCCCGATATGACGTCCCCGTATTTAAAGCAACATTACATATTCTTCAGGATCTATGTGAAAGTACTTTTTAAAGGATGACAGCTACACACCAAATTCATGGTTATGGTTGCCTCTGGGGAATGGGCAGGATGACAGCGGGGCAGGGGCTGAAGAATCAAAGAGCATGTAATGGTTTTATTTCAACTTTTAAGATAACGTAAAGCAAATGCTGAAGGAATCaagatgtttttatattattctctatattttccttataaatgtctacaaaaaaaggttatttttaaaaaatatgggacgcctgggtggctcagttgttaagcatctgccttcggctgaggtcacgatcccaggatcctgggacagagccccacgtcaggctccctgctcagcaggaagcctgcttctccctctcccactccccctgcttgtgttcctgctctcgttcgctctctgtcaaataaataaataaataaaatattttttaaaaattaaaaaataaaataaattaaaaaatgtgtcctggagtgcctgggtggctcagtcgattgagcaccTGACTccaggtttcagctcaggtgatggtctccgggtcctgagactgagccctgagtcaggcccAGCACTCAgccagaagtctgcttgaggttctttctttctctccctctgctcccccgcccctaaaataaataaatctaaaaaaaaaaaaaaggaagaaaaagaagaagaaaaggatcctgggggcgcctggctggctcagtcggtggagcatgccaCTCCTATTCTCGGGGctatgagttcaagtcccacgttgggtgtagagcttacttaaaataaaatctttaaaaacacaaaaacgtGTCCTGCTTCAAGCTCTGAAAAATGCTGCAGTGCTCGGTGTGCTGCTAGGCCCAGGCCTCCAACACGGGCTTGTGGGAGACCACCGTGCAGACCACAGAGGACAACCAGACACCCGACGGCCGTCCCCCCCAGGCTACTCCACGTGGACCTAACTGGGCCTGGGGGCAGCCCCGACACTCGGCTCTGCCAGCACAGCCGTGGGCTCTCACCGCTGCTCCTGTGCCGCAATGTGCAGGGAGTCCATGATGAAACGAACCGCTTCGGCAATCTGCTTGGCCCGGACTGTGTGCTGCTCAAATTTGGTCTTTACCGCAGACTGGGAGATGCACTCCTGGAACCGATAAAGAGGTGCTGAGGGAGCCACGGGCCAGGCTCTGGCATTCACTGCTAGGGACATGGCTGGTGGGTGCTGGGGAGCCACAAAATAACCAGATACCGGAATCAAAGGGCTCACCTCAAATCGCCTCTCAAAATTCTGAAACTCAAACATCCGCACTTGAAAGCCTTCTGCAAGAGCGCCCCCTAGGAGAATTGCACCATGTGAGTTGGGAAATaactgcacagcagaggaaaatgGTGAAATCCCCCAAAGCCAATCCCACCGGGCACTGGGCTTAACACTCTCACTCATGGCTCTTCTTACCACCTCATTCTCAGAACGATCTTCTACCGGCTGACTTAGCACAAACCAACTGTCTCACACatcagggaaaaggaagaaggaagtttGTTCCAAGTCACCTCCTTCAGGCATGCCCTGGGCCTTCTGGATCCTGGCGTTGAGCACCTCCTTCGCAGACACAAAGAAGATGCGGTCTCCAGCCTGGCCTCGATCCACCACGCCCAGCTCATCCACCAGGAAGCTGGTACAACGTTCCATGTGCTGCCGCCGCACCTGAAGCCCAAGCATATGGGTGTGACCAGGTGGGGCCGGTGGGCCCCTCCTGATGGAGCCCACAGCCCCCAACTGCCTCTCTTCTAAAGAACAAGTAATATAACATAGTCACATAGTTCAGTATCCCAAaggtgcaaacacacacacacacacacacacacacacacacacacacacacaagaactcATCTCCCACCATCACTGTTCTCTAGCCACCAAGCTCCCCAAAACCAACAAGATGGGGGTTTCTTGAGGTATAGGCTGCCACAGCTCTTTTATGCACATACAAGCAGAAATGCTTAAAGAtgtaggatgcctgggtggctcagttggctaagcatccaactctggatttcggctcaggtcatgatctcagggtcctgggatcaagccccatgtcgggctccgcattcagcatggagtccgcttgggattctccctctccctctgcccctccccccactcatgctctaaaataaaataaatttttttacttaaaattaaaaaaaataaatgcttaaacaGGCCCCAAACTGCCTCTTATTAGAACCAGCACAGTGTCTCACTTTGGTgccccagaaggaaaggaaggcaggacCCAAGAAATAAATCTAAACCTGGTCTCTATCCTGCCAAGTCGAGTCCTCCCAGGGccttgtttataaaatgagagacccggggcgcccgggtggctcagtcggttaggcgtctgccttcggctcaggtcatgatccggggtcctgggattaagccccgcgttgggctccctgctcagcggggagtctgctcctccctctcccctgcaactccctctgctgctccccctgctcgtgctatctgtcaaataaataaaatctttaaaaataaataaatataataaaatgagtgACCGGAAAATCCCTTCTAGCTCTGAAATCCTAGGAATCCTAGGGTTCTACTGCCAGGTGCTTTCCTCAATGTTAGCAGATTTCTTCCTTTCAACAACTCTGTTACATCCACGTCACAGGCGAGGAGCTTCCCAGTCACACTGCCCAGCGTCAGCCTGCCCGCTGCGCGCTTCGCCATCCCATGTTACCCATCTActactcctttctctttcctttcatgcAGAACAAGCAAAGAATTATGAATTGTCAGTGAGGATCAATTCTTCTCCGCTCCTCCTTTAAGCTTCTTTCCTGGATGGCTTCCAAAAGCTGAGCCTGTTCTAGAATGATTAATTCTTTATGAACTGAAGCGAGCACTAGCCTCAAACAAGGACGCGGCTGATGCGGTGGGGACGCTGTTCCAACCTGGACAGCAGCCTTCTGAAGAGTAGAggcagcggggcgggggg
Proteins encoded in this region:
- the MFN2 gene encoding mitofusin-2 isoform X1 is translated as MSLLFSRCNSIITVKKDKRHMAEVNASPLKHFVTAKKKINGIFEQLGAYIQESATFLEDTHRNAELDPVTTEEQVLDVKGYLSKVRGISEVLARRHMKVAFFGRTSNGKSTVINAMLWDKVLPSGIGHTTNCFLRVEGTDGHEAFLLTEGSEEKRSVKTVNQLAHALHQDEQLHAGSLVSVMWPNSKCPLLKDDLVLMDSPGIDVTTELDSWIDKFCLDADVFVLVANSESTLMQTEKQFFHKVSERLSRPNIFILNNRWDASASEPEYMEEVRRQHMERCTSFLVDELGVVDRGQAGDRIFFVSAKEVLNARIQKAQGMPEGGGALAEGFQVRMFEFQNFERRFEECISQSAVKTKFEQHTVRAKQIAEAVRFIMDSLHIAAQEQRVYCLEMREERQERLRFIDKQLELLAQDYKLRIKQITEEVERQVSTAMAEEIRRLSVLVDEYQMDFHPSPVVLKVYKNELHRHIEEGLGRNMSDRCSTAITSSLQTMQQDMIDGLKPLLPVSMRSQIDMLVPRQCFSLSYDLNCDKLCADFQEDIEFHFSLGWTMLVNRFLGPKNSRRALMGYNEQVQRPIPLTPANPSMPPLPQGSLTQEELMVSMVTGLASLTSRTSMGILVVGGVVWKAVGWRLIALSFGLYGLLYVYERLTWTTKAKERAFKRQFVEYASEKLQLVISYTGSNCSHQVQQELSGTFAHLCQQVDVTRENLEQEIATMNKKIEVLDSLQSKAKLLRNKAGWLDSELNMFTHQYLQPSR
- the MFN2 gene encoding mitofusin-2 isoform X2 — its product is MLWDKVLPSGIGHTTNCFLRVEGTDGHEAFLLTEGSEEKRSVKTVNQLAHALHQDEQLHAGSLVSVMWPNSKCPLLKDDLVLMDSPGIDVTTELDSWIDKFCLDADVFVLVANSESTLMQTEKQFFHKVSERLSRPNIFILNNRWDASASEPEYMEEVRRQHMERCTSFLVDELGVVDRGQAGDRIFFVSAKEVLNARIQKAQGMPEGGGALAEGFQVRMFEFQNFERRFEECISQSAVKTKFEQHTVRAKQIAEAVRFIMDSLHIAAQEQRVYCLEMREERQERLRFIDKQLELLAQDYKLRIKQITEEVERQVSTAMAEEIRRLSVLVDEYQMDFHPSPVVLKVYKNELHRHIEEGLGRNMSDRCSTAITSSLQTMQQDMIDGLKPLLPVSMRSQIDMLVPRQCFSLSYDLNCDKLCADFQEDIEFHFSLGWTMLVNRFLGPKNSRRALMGYNEQVQRPIPLTPANPSMPPLPQGSLTQEELMVSMVTGLASLTSRTSMGILVVGGVVWKAVGWRLIALSFGLYGLLYVYERLTWTTKAKERAFKRQFVEYASEKLQLVISYTGSNCSHQVQQELSGTFAHLCQQVDVTRENLEQEIATMNKKIEVLDSLQSKAKLLRNKAGWLDSELNMFTHQYLQPSR